Proteins encoded by one window of Deltaproteobacteria bacterium:
- a CDS encoding RNA-binding protein, whose protein sequence is MSKNIYVGNLSWSTSDSDLHAMFSQYGQVSSAHVIEDRETGRSRGFGFVEMDDEGARKSIQALNGTDCQGRTLKVNEAQPRESRPRY, encoded by the coding sequence TTGTCTAAGAACATCTATGTTGGAAATTTGTCCTGGTCGACCTCTGATTCTGATCTGCACGCCATGTTTTCCCAGTATGGCCAGGTCAGTTCCGCCCACGTCATCGAAGACCGGGAAACCGGCCGTTCCCGTGGCTTCGGCTTCGTGGAAATGGACGACGAAGGCGCCCGCAAGTCTATTCAGGCATTAAACGGCACCGACTGCCAGGGTCGCACCCTGAAAGTCAACGAGGCGCAGCCTCGCGAGAGCCGCCCCCGCTACTAA